Genomic DNA from Paracoccus aminophilus JCM 7686:
TTTCGACAATGCGATGAACAATTGGCTGATCGAGCGCGGCATGCTCGATCCGAACGGTCCCGATCCGATCCCGGTGGTCGCCGAGGCCGGTTGCAGCTATCTGCGCGAGGTGAGCTATCCCGATATCGTCGAGATCGGGATGCGGATCACCCATATGGGGCGCAGCTCGTTCAAGATCGGGCTGGGTATGTTCCGCCAAGGCGAGGATCAGGCCGCCGCTCAGGCCGAATTCACGCTGGTTTTCGTGACGCCGAACGGTCACAAACCCTGTCCTCCGCCCGATCACTACCGGGCAGAGCTGGAAAAGCTGGTGGTGCCAGAGGCCGGTTAATCCCCGGCCCGGGCCCGCTCAAAGCGCCGAGACAGCGGCCTTGGCTTCGGCATATTCACGCGCCAGACGGTCGATGATCGCGCCCGCAGGCTCGACCGCATCGACCGCGCCGATGCCCTGACCGCAGCCCCAGATCTGGCTCCAGGCCTTGGGCTTGTCGCTGTGGCCCGCGCTCGCGGAACCGAAATCCATTTTCGACGGGTCCCCGGTCCCGAGAAGCGCCAGATCCATCCCGGTATTCACCACCGAGGGCATCAGGTAATTGCCCGGAACGCCGGTGAAATAGGCCGAATTCACGATATCCTCGGCGCCGCTGTCGACGATCATCTGCTTATAGGCGGGCTCGGCATGGGCCTCGTCCGAGGCGATGAAACGGCTGCCGATATAGGCCAGATCCGCGCCCATGACCTGCGCCGCCAGCACCGCCCGCCCGGTCGAGATAGCACCCGACAACAGCAGCGGCCCGTCGAACCACGCGCGGATTTCCTGGATCAGCGCGAAGGGCGATTCCGGCCCGGCATGACCGCCAGCCCCGGCCGCCACCGCGATCAGACCATCGGCGCCCTTGCTGATCGCCTTCTTGGCGAAGGTGTTGTTGATGACATCATGCAGCACGATGCCGCCGCAATCATGGGCGGCATGGTTCACATCCTCGCGCGCGCCAAGGCTGGTGATCCAGATCGGCACCTTGTGGCGGTGGCAGATCTCGAGATCCCGCTCCAGCCGCGCATTCGAGCGATGCACGATCTGGTTGACCGCGAAAGGCGCAGCGGGGCGGTCGGGATTGGCCTGATTGTGGCGGTCAAGCTCTTCCTGAATGCGCGTCAGCCACAGGTCGAGCTGGATCGGATCGCCGTCCTTCTCGCGGGCATTGAGCGCGGGAAAGCTGCCGACGATCCCGGCCTTGCACTGGGCAATCACCAGCTCGGGCCCCGAGACGATGAACATCGGAGAGCCGACGACAGGGATACGCAGATTTTTCAGGATGGGCGGCAGCATGGGTTTCTCCTTCTCGCTGCGGGCAGAGTGCTGATCCTGCCCGCAGGGGAAAAGTCTGACGTGACGTTAATCGCGGCCTCAGTAGGGCAGCGGATGAAGCCGGTGCAAGGCGGCGATGCGCTCAAGCTGCGCGTCGCTCAGCACCAGATCCAGACCGGCGATCAGATGGTCGAGCTGGTCGATATTGGTCGCGCCGATGATCGGAATGACCGGGAAGGGGCGCTGGCGGGTGAAGGCAATTGCCATCTGGACCAGATCGAGCCCCATTTCAGCCGCCGCCGCCTGATAGGCCGCAACCGCAGTCAGTGCGCGCGGCGTCATCCGCCCGCCCAGATTGCCCGGCCCACCATGTTCGATATCGACAGCCGCACGGCTGAGCCCGGGGCGCAGGTCAGCGCCATATTTCCCGGTCAGCAGACCCGCCGCCAAGGGCGAATAGGCCAGAAGCGTCACATCCTCATTGACCGAGACCTCGGCCAGATCGGTGTCGAACTGACGGTCGAGCAGCGAATATTCGTTCTGGATCGCAACCATGCGCGGCGCGCCCATGCGCTCGGCCACATCGATCCAGCGCGTCGTGCCCCAGGCCGATTCATTCGACAGACCAATCGCGCGGATCTTGCCCGCCTTGACCGCCTGATCGAGCGCGCCGAGGCAGTCCTCCATATGCGCGATGGTCTCGGCGCGGTTCTGCTTCGACGGGTCATAGGCCCAATTCTGGCGGAAGGCATAGCTGCCGCGCTGCGGCCAGTGCAGCTGATAGAGGTCGATGACATCGGTGCGCAGCCGCTTGAGCGAGGCGTCAATCGCCTCGGCAATCACCGCGCTGTTATAGCCATGTTCGCGCAGACGCGGGCCGGGACCCGAGACCTTGGTTGCGATCTGCAGATCATCGCGCTTGCCGCGACGGCTCAGCCATTCGCCAATGAATTCCTCGCTGCGCCCGGCCGTCTCTGCGCGCACCGGATTGACCGGATACATCTCGGCGACATCGAGGAAGGTGATCCCGGCCTCGACCGCGCGGTCCATCTGGGCGCAGGCATCCGTCAGATCGGTCTGATTGCCAAACGTCATCGTGCCAAGGCAAACATCCGTAACCTCAACGCCGCTGTTTCCAAGCGCCACCGTCTTCATTGCAGTCCTTTCAAGATATTGGCGGAAGAGAATGGGAGTCGAACCCACCCGGGACAGGCTCGCTGCCCCAACCGGATTTGAAGTCCGGCCAACCCACCGGGGCTGAATCTCTTCCTTCTGTTTGGTCTGGCCACTTTAACCGCCGCCCGGCGTGCGCGCAAATGGCGGTTTCATGACCGAAGTCTGACGCAGCGACGGGCGCTCACGCCTGCGGGTCTGCCTCGTCCGGGGCGAAGAGATCCGCACGATGGGGGTTCGGACGGCGCAGATCGGCGCGGCGCAGGGTCAGGCCGTGGCGGTCGAAGAAATCGAGAATCTCGATCGCGACCTTGCGGCCGTTTTGCACCTGATCGCGAAAGGCGGGCGCGGTGAACCAGCCGGTTTCCGCCTCGCGGCCGAGACGGCGGACAATCGCGGCCATTTCCTCGGTCGTGGCGCGCAGGAAGAAATGGTCATGCGCGATCTGATCGATCCGGCCCTGACGCGCGGCCAGACGCAAAGTGCGGCGGATCTCGGCCTCGTCCACGACGAAAAGGCCCGCGAGATCGCGCACCCGCGGCGGGCGAAAGCGCGCCTCGCCGCCAAGCTCGGGCAGGATGCGCTCATAAAGCGCCTCATCCTCGGGCGAGAGGCGCGGCGCGTGGCCCGGCAGGCGCAGGAAAGGCCCGTCGAGCGCGATCCGGCCCGCGCTCGCCTCGGCGCGGATGAAGCTGGTAAAGACCGGCCCGGGCAGGCGCGGGCTCAGACGCAGGCGCATCGCCTCGCGCGCGAGGCCCTGAAGATCGGGGTTTTCGGTGTGATGGGTCTGGAGCGTGGCGACCATGTCGCGTTGCAGTGCGGCCAAGGTCTCGGGTCGCAGCGCCATCTCGTCGAGCAGGACCAGCCCGGAGGCGGCGAGCAGGGCGGCGGTCTGGGTCTCGGACAGGGCGCGGTCCCGGGCGAAAGCGCCCAGATCGACCAGACCCGCCGGGCTCTCGGCCAAGGCGCGCAGGACAGCGTCGGGGGTGGTCTCCTCGAGCGCGGCAAGAACCGCCAACCGCTCGGGGCGGCTGCGCTTGCGGGCGGGAGCGCGCAGATCCAGCACCGCGCCGCCGCCCATCGTGCGCCGCGCCGAGACATCGCGCAGGATGAAGCGATCGCCCACCGTCGCGGCAATCGGCTGGTCGAGCACGAGCTGCGCCAACCCGCTTTGACCGGGCTGAAGCGGCGCCTCAAGCGGAACCAGTCGCGCGCCGACCTCTGCCGCGCCGAGATGAAGGCGGGCGGGAAACCAGGTGCCAAGCGGCTTCGGCTCGGAGGCGAGCACGGCCACGCGCGCATCAAACCGCGTCGTTGGCGCATCAAGCAGCGGGTCAAGCGCGACCTCGCCGCGTGTGATCACATCGCGCGAGATCGCCTCTCCCGCCAGATTGAGCGCGCAGCGTTGCCCGGCAAAACCCCGCTCGGCCTTGCGGTTTTGCGCATGAATCCCGCGCACCCGCGCCGTCAATCCCGAGGGGCTGAGCCGGATGTGATCACCAACCGCGACTTCACCCGAAAGCACCGTGCCCGTGATCACAACCCCCGCGCCCGCCAGCACGAAAGAGCGGTCAACCGGCAGCCGAAACCGCCCCTCTGCCGAACGCGCGCTTGTCTCGGTCTCGGCCATGGCCAAAGCCTCGCGCAGCGCGGGGATGCCCTCGCCCGTCAGGCTCGAGACCGGGAAAACCGGCGCGCCTGCCAGATGGGTCGGGGCGAGCAGCGCGGCGATCTCGGCCGCGCGGGTCGCGCGCAGCGCGGGATCGACCAGATCGGCCTTGGTCAGCGCGACAATCGCGCGGCGGATGCCCAGCAGGTCGAGAATGGCCAGATGCTCGCGGGTTTGCGGCATGATCCCGTCATCGGCGGCCACGACCAACAGCGCCAGATCGATCCCGCCCGCGCCCGCCAGCATCGTATGGACGAAACGCTCATGGCCGGGCACATCGACAAAGCCGGTGACCGCGCCCGCGCCCAGATCGGCATAGGCAAAGCCGAGCTCGATGGTGATGCCGCGCGCCTTTTCTTCGGCGAGCCGGTCGGTCTCGACCCCGGTCAGCGCGCGGACCAGCGCGGTCTTGCCGTGGTCGATATGGCCCGCCGTGCCGATGATCATATCGCGATCATCCGGCAAGCGCGCCAAGCAGCGCCGCATCGCTGTCGAGGCAACGCAGGTCAAGCACCAGCGCGCCGTCATGGATGCGCCCGATCACCGGCACCGGCAAGGCGCGCAGACGGGCGGCCAAAGCCTCGGGGGCAGGCGAAAGCGCAAGGCCCGCGCTTGGCAAGGTCTCGGTCGGAAACGAACCCGAGCCGGTCTGGCTGCCGCATGTGATCACATCGACCGCGCAGCCCAGCAGCGCGGCCACCTGCGGCGCCAACCGCGTGGCCTGAGCAGCGATGTCGCCCTTCGGTCGGGCCAGTAGGCGCAGCGTCGGCAGGCGTTCGGCCAGCCGGTCGGGGTCGCGATAGAGCCGCAGAACCGCCTCGGCGGCGGCGAGGCGGATCTTGTCGAGCCGCAGCACACGTTTCAGCGGGTTCTTGTTGATGCGCTGGATCAGATCGCGCCGCCCGACGATAAAGCCCGCCTGCGGCCCGCCAAGCAGCTTGTCGCCCGAAAAGGTGACCAGATCCGCGCCCTCGGCCACGGCTTCGGCCACCGTCGGCTCGGGCCGCAAGCCGTAACGCGACAGGTCGACCAGCGAGCCCGAGCCAAGGTCGTTCACCAGCGGCAGGCCCGCCTCATGCGCGATCCCGGCAAGGGTCGCGCCATCGACCTCGGCGCTGAAGCCCTCGATGCGGTAATTCGAGGGATGAACCTTCAGGATCAGCGCGGTGTCTTCGGCAATCGCCTCGCGGTAGTCGCGCGGATGGGTGCGGTTGGTTGTGCCGACCTCGCAGAGCCTGAGCCCGGCCTGCGCCATGATGTCGGGCATGCGAAAAGCGCCGCCGATCTCGATCAGCTCGCCGCGCGACACGAGCCCCGCGCGGCCCGCGCCAAGCGTGTTCAGCGCGATCAGCACGGCGGCGGCATTGTTGTTGACCGCCGTCGCATCCTCGGCCCCGGTGAGCTCGCACAGGAGGCCGCGCAGATGGTCGTCGCGCTGGCCCCGGCCGCCGGTCTCCAGATCGAATTCGAGCGCGGCGGGCGCGCGCATGGCGGCGCTGGCGGCCTCAATCGCCACCTCGGGCAACAAAGCGCGGCCCAGATTGGTGTGCAGCACGATCCCGGTCAGATTGAGGATCGGACGCAGGCCCGAGCGGGTCGTGTCAGCCAGAGCCGCCGCCGTCATCGCCAAAATGGCGGCCTCGTCGGGCAGGGGATCGGGGCGGGTGCTGCGGATCTCGGCCAGGGTCGCGCGCAGCGCCGCAGTCACGCTTTGCCGCCCATGCAGTTCCATCAGCGCCCCGGCCTGCCCAAGCAGGCGATCGACCGAGGGCAGGTGGCGCAGATCCGACATTCAGAACCCCATCAGGAAAGGGTTGAAGCCGCCGCGCTGCAAGCCTGTCTCCTTCATCTTGAGGTCCAGACCGAGGCTCGCCACATCATCTGCGATAGGTTCAAGCGTCGGGTTCTTGTTCTGATAGAGGATCTTGACCCAGTGATCACAGCTCCCGCAGATCTCGGCCTTGATCACCGCATCGTCGGCCTCGACCGCGCGGTAACTGATCTTGG
This window encodes:
- a CDS encoding aldo/keto reductase, giving the protein MKTVALGNSGVEVTDVCLGTMTFGNQTDLTDACAQMDRAVEAGITFLDVAEMYPVNPVRAETAGRSEEFIGEWLSRRGKRDDLQIATKVSGPGPRLREHGYNSAVIAEAIDASLKRLRTDVIDLYQLHWPQRGSYAFRQNWAYDPSKQNRAETIAHMEDCLGALDQAVKAGKIRAIGLSNESAWGTTRWIDVAERMGAPRMVAIQNEYSLLDRQFDTDLAEVSVNEDVTLLAYSPLAAGLLTGKYGADLRPGLSRAAVDIEHGGPGNLGGRMTPRALTAVAAYQAAAAEMGLDLVQMAIAFTRQRPFPVIPIIGATNIDQLDHLIAGLDLVLSDAQLERIAALHRLHPLPY
- a CDS encoding NAD(P)H-dependent flavin oxidoreductase, with translation MLPPILKNLRIPVVGSPMFIVSGPELVIAQCKAGIVGSFPALNAREKDGDPIQLDLWLTRIQEELDRHNQANPDRPAAPFAVNQIVHRSNARLERDLEICHRHKVPIWITSLGAREDVNHAAHDCGGIVLHDVINNTFAKKAISKGADGLIAVAAGAGGHAGPESPFALIQEIRAWFDGPLLLSGAISTGRAVLAAQVMGADLAYIGSRFIASDEAHAEPAYKQMIVDSGAEDIVNSAYFTGVPGNYLMPSVVNTGMDLALLGTGDPSKMDFGSASAGHSDKPKAWSQIWGCGQGIGAVDAVEPAGAIIDRLAREYAEAKAAVSAL
- the selB gene encoding selenocysteine-specific translation elongation factor codes for the protein MIIGTAGHIDHGKTALVRALTGVETDRLAEEKARGITIELGFAYADLGAGAVTGFVDVPGHERFVHTMLAGAGGIDLALLVVAADDGIMPQTREHLAILDLLGIRRAIVALTKADLVDPALRATRAAEIAALLAPTHLAGAPVFPVSSLTGEGIPALREALAMAETETSARSAEGRFRLPVDRSFVLAGAGVVITGTVLSGEVAVGDHIRLSPSGLTARVRGIHAQNRKAERGFAGQRCALNLAGEAISRDVITRGEVALDPLLDAPTTRFDARVAVLASEPKPLGTWFPARLHLGAAEVGARLVPLEAPLQPGQSGLAQLVLDQPIAATVGDRFILRDVSARRTMGGGAVLDLRAPARKRSRPERLAVLAALEETTPDAVLRALAESPAGLVDLGAFARDRALSETQTAALLAASGLVLLDEMALRPETLAALQRDMVATLQTHHTENPDLQGLAREAMRLRLSPRLPGPVFTSFIRAEASAGRIALDGPFLRLPGHAPRLSPEDEALYERILPELGGEARFRPPRVRDLAGLFVVDEAEIRRTLRLAARQGRIDQIAHDHFFLRATTEEMAAIVRRLGREAETGWFTAPAFRDQVQNGRKVAIEILDFFDRHGLTLRRADLRRPNPHRADLFAPDEADPQA
- the selA gene encoding L-seryl-tRNA(Sec) selenium transferase, yielding MSDLRHLPSVDRLLGQAGALMELHGRQSVTAALRATLAEIRSTRPDPLPDEAAILAMTAAALADTTRSGLRPILNLTGIVLHTNLGRALLPEVAIEAASAAMRAPAALEFDLETGGRGQRDDHLRGLLCELTGAEDATAVNNNAAAVLIALNTLGAGRAGLVSRGELIEIGGAFRMPDIMAQAGLRLCEVGTTNRTHPRDYREAIAEDTALILKVHPSNYRIEGFSAEVDGATLAGIAHEAGLPLVNDLGSGSLVDLSRYGLRPEPTVAEAVAEGADLVTFSGDKLLGGPQAGFIVGRRDLIQRINKNPLKRVLRLDKIRLAAAEAVLRLYRDPDRLAERLPTLRLLARPKGDIAAQATRLAPQVAALLGCAVDVITCGSQTGSGSFPTETLPSAGLALSPAPEALAARLRALPVPVIGRIHDGALVLDLRCLDSDAALLGALAG
- a CDS encoding acyl-CoA thioesterase; this encodes MPRAPALPRQAFAHFNSHQTRWNDNDQFGHLYNVVYFELFDNAMNNWLIERGMLDPNGPDPIPVVAEAGCSYLREVSYPDIVEIGMRITHMGRSSFKIGLGMFRQGEDQAAAQAEFTLVFVTPNGHKPCPPPDHYRAELEKLVVPEAG